A stretch of the Portunus trituberculatus isolate SZX2019 chromosome 11, ASM1759143v1, whole genome shotgun sequence genome encodes the following:
- the LOC123502386 gene encoding uncharacterized protein LOC123502386 isoform X1 has product MVKGQDATSHGRRWEENEGEGCNWSESVIRSRDCSDPMRPAPSGKDSLASHCAYIDRCRRRCYRYSEGHCLALGLHCRPADTRVAVAATGTEGLRLAAAWQTPATPPPLTPPPQSRDSASHSRHPPIQRLLPLPPHYGGVTVLGSVVTTE; this is encoded by the exons atggtgaAGGGCCAGGATGCTACGTCACACGGGAGACGctgggaggagaacgagggagaagggtgtaactggagt GAGTCGGTGATCCGAAGCCGTGACTGCAGCGATCCCATGCGTCCTGCACCATCAGGGAAGGACTCTCTGGCTTCGCACTGCGCCTACATTGACcgttgccgccgccgctgctaccGCTACTCTGAGGGGCACTGTCTCGCATTGGGCCTTCACTGTCGTCCCGCTGATACACGTGTCGCCGTCGCCGCTACTGGCACTGAGGGACTTCGCCTCGCAGCGGCCTGGCAAacacctgctacaccaccaccactaactccacCACCGCAGTCCAGAGATTCAGCTTCGCATAGCAGACATCCTCCTATTCAACGCTTGCTACCTCTACCACCTCATTATGGTGGTGTCACTGTACTTGGATCTGTTGTCACTACTGAATAA
- the LOC123502386 gene encoding uncharacterized protein LOC123502386 isoform X2, whose product MTADTEDSTNQESVIRSRDCSDPMRPAPSGKDSLASHCAYIDRCRRRCYRYSEGHCLALGLHCRPADTRVAVAATGTEGLRLAAAWQTPATPPPLTPPPQSRDSASHSRHPPIQRLLPLPPHYGGVTVLGSVVTTE is encoded by the exons ATGACGGCAGACACGGAAGATTCCACTAACCAG GAGTCGGTGATCCGAAGCCGTGACTGCAGCGATCCCATGCGTCCTGCACCATCAGGGAAGGACTCTCTGGCTTCGCACTGCGCCTACATTGACcgttgccgccgccgctgctaccGCTACTCTGAGGGGCACTGTCTCGCATTGGGCCTTCACTGTCGTCCCGCTGATACACGTGTCGCCGTCGCCGCTACTGGCACTGAGGGACTTCGCCTCGCAGCGGCCTGGCAAacacctgctacaccaccaccactaactccacCACCGCAGTCCAGAGATTCAGCTTCGCATAGCAGACATCCTCCTATTCAACGCTTGCTACCTCTACCACCTCATTATGGTGGTGTCACTGTACTTGGATCTGTTGTCACTACTGAATAA